One Palaemon carinicauda isolate YSFRI2023 chromosome 5, ASM3689809v2, whole genome shotgun sequence DNA window includes the following coding sequences:
- the LOC137640839 gene encoding uncharacterized protein, with amino-acid sequence MSEREALVRSRGGYKGVITKWTNRIDSAIAAGNVNTLSSIKDLIMEQMKTVHDLNEKILALTTEEDRMKEVEEQAEYEVVIREHWYKLINSITAISGSGSSGNPPPTHKTNVSLPKLDLPHFTGDVLEWNSFWELYNVSVHQRGDLELIQKFSYLQSLLTGDALKLISGFKLEAANYSQAICLLRTTYGKKDEIKRILVRRLLEMESPSPDSESLQSFRANFECSIRSLESENLELNELYTILLHGKVPKSVSETVKRRCGDDWLVFDTFKKYLEEEIHNLRSFVSVDVNKPGTLSTTSTFTVNQSQSVRPKSKGNVNRFSSQQTRKCALCEGEHWWTQCKTHARSCNAPTVQETQLTVLKLETNEEVIEATHKFDSDIKNDLDILWNLDKVGIDCN; translated from the exons ATGTCTGAAAGAGAAGCTTTGGTGAGGTCACGGGGTGGTTACAAGGGTGTAATCACCAAATGGACAAATAGGATAGACTCTGCTATTGCTGCAGGTaatgtcaatacattgtcttcaaTTAAAGATTTAATTATGGAACAAATGAAGACTGTACACGACCTGAATGAAAAAATATTAGCCTTAACCACTGAAGAAGATCGAATGAAAGAGGTGGAAGAGCAAGCAGAATATGAAGTAGTAATTAGGGAACATTGGTATAAGCTGATCAATTCCATCACAGCGATATCAGGAAGTGGGTCTTCTGGAAATCCTCCGCCCACACATAAGACTAATGTTAGCTTGCCGAAATTGGATCTCCCACATTTCACTGGAGATGTGTTGGAATGGAATTCCTTTTGGGAATTATACAATGTGTCGGTACACCAGCGAGGGGATTTAGAACTAATTCAGAAATTCTCATATCTGCAAAGTTTGCTCACAGGAGATGCTCTAAAACTGATTTCAGGATTTAAGTTGGAAGCTGCGAATTATTCACAAGCTATATGTCTTCTCCGAACCACATATGGGAAAAAGGATGAGATCAAACGAATTCTAGTAAGAAGATTATTAGAAATGGAgtctccatctcctgattcagaatcATTGCAATCATTCAGAGCAAATTTTGAATGTTCAATCAGATCATTAGAGAGTGAAAACCTGGAGTTGAATGAGCTCTACACTATCTTACTTCATGGTAAGGTGcctaagagtgttagtgaaactgTAAAACGCAGATGTGGAGATGATTGGCTTGTATTTGACACATTTAAGAAATATCTGGAAGAAGAAATTCACAATCTAAGATCTTTCGTCTCAGTGGATGTAAATAAACCTGGAACTCTATCAACAACATCTACGTTCACAGTGAATCAATCACAATCTGTTAGACCTAAGAGTAAAGGAAATGTGAATAGATTTAGTTCTCAACAAACAAGAAAATGTGCGTTGTGTGAAGGCGAACACTGGTGGACACAGTGTAAAACGCATGCCA GGTCCTGTAATGCCCCTACAGTGCAGGAAACCCAGTTAACTGTGTTAAAGCTAGAAACTAACGAGGaagtaattgaagctactcataaatttgatagtgatataaagaatgatttggatattttgtggaatttagatAAAGTAGGTATTGACTGCAATTAA